In a single window of the Anaerocolumna cellulosilytica genome:
- a CDS encoding glycine betaine ABC transporter substrate-binding protein, with product MKKILTLVLALVLTTGLITGCSTSGKTDEKKIKIGYVNWAEGIAMTNLAAAILEEKLGYEVEMVLADVAPVFTSLASGNTDVFLDTWLPVTHGEYLEKYGKDIVDLGISYENALIGLVVPSYVEADTIEELIEQKETFGGKIIGIDSGAGIMSATEKAIEAYGLDYELVNGSGPAMTAALKKAINNNEAIVVTGWTPHWMFSSWDLKVLKDSKGIYGEAENIHIYSRKGFEEDKTEAAKFFQKYTFTDEVLSDLMGAIEESGKDPLETAKEWMNNNESQVNSWLGK from the coding sequence ATGAAAAAAATTTTAACACTTGTTTTAGCCCTTGTTTTAACCACTGGTTTAATTACAGGATGTTCTACCTCGGGCAAGACAGATGAAAAGAAAATTAAAATTGGATATGTTAACTGGGCTGAAGGAATTGCCATGACCAACCTTGCTGCAGCAATATTGGAAGAGAAGTTAGGATATGAAGTTGAAATGGTGTTGGCGGATGTAGCACCGGTATTCACTTCCTTGGCAAGTGGTAATACGGATGTATTTTTAGACACCTGGCTGCCGGTTACCCATGGGGAATACTTAGAAAAATATGGTAAGGATATTGTGGATTTGGGAATATCTTATGAAAATGCTTTGATAGGTCTTGTTGTACCATCCTATGTAGAGGCGGATACCATAGAAGAACTAATAGAACAAAAGGAAACCTTTGGCGGAAAGATTATTGGTATTGACTCCGGAGCCGGAATTATGTCTGCAACGGAAAAAGCCATTGAAGCATATGGTTTGGACTATGAGCTTGTCAACGGCAGTGGTCCTGCAATGACAGCAGCATTAAAAAAAGCGATTAATAATAACGAAGCTATTGTTGTAACCGGATGGACACCCCACTGGATGTTTTCTAGCTGGGATTTAAAGGTATTAAAAGATTCCAAAGGAATCTACGGAGAAGCTGAGAATATCCATATCTATAGTAGAAAGGGTTTTGAAGAAGACAAGACAGAGGCGGCAAAATTCTTTCAAAAGTATACGTTTACAGATGAAGTATTATCAGACCTGATGGGAGCTATTGAAGAAAGCGGAAAAGATCCTCTTGAAACTGCAAAAGAGTGGATGAATAACAATGAGAGCCAGGTAAACAGCTGGCTTGGTAAATAA
- the proB gene encoding glutamate 5-kinase: MDSNRSGIKQKQRIVIKIGSSSLTHSETNRVNLSKMEKLVRILTDLRNQGKDIILVSSGAIAVGREALGIQERPKQKEVKQACAAVGQARLMMVYQKLFAEYNAVPAQILMTKYTMINDISRENAQNTFEELLRMGVIPIVNENDTVSTDEIEFGDNDTLSAIVTALVKADLLILLSDIDGLYTDDPRSNKEAEFIDYVEIIDEKLSSMAKDSKTTVGTGGMATKISAAKIATDAGADMIIANGEDFSIIQEIMGNKKVGTLFKAHKSKEFQLMDYIKTTQYQ; this comes from the coding sequence GTGGACAGTAATAGAAGCGGTATAAAACAAAAGCAGAGGATAGTTATAAAAATCGGTTCTTCCTCTTTAACCCATTCGGAGACAAATCGTGTTAATTTATCTAAAATGGAAAAATTGGTAAGAATATTAACGGACTTAAGAAATCAGGGAAAGGATATTATTCTAGTATCCTCCGGAGCAATAGCGGTTGGACGGGAGGCACTTGGCATACAGGAAAGGCCAAAGCAAAAAGAGGTAAAACAGGCTTGTGCGGCTGTTGGTCAGGCACGCCTCATGATGGTTTATCAAAAGCTTTTTGCAGAATATAACGCAGTACCAGCGCAAATTCTAATGACAAAGTATACCATGATAAATGATATCAGCAGAGAGAATGCTCAAAATACTTTTGAGGAACTACTTCGCATGGGCGTGATACCTATTGTTAATGAGAACGATACAGTATCTACAGACGAGATTGAATTTGGAGATAATGATACCTTATCTGCCATTGTTACAGCTCTGGTAAAGGCAGATCTTCTAATTCTATTATCTGATATTGATGGACTTTATACAGATGACCCCAGAAGTAACAAAGAAGCAGAATTCATTGATTATGTTGAGATTATTGATGAAAAGTTAAGTAGTATGGCAAAGGATTCTAAAACCACTGTTGGAACCGGCGGAATGGCTACAAAGATTTCAGCTGCAAAAATTGCAACAGACGCAGGTGCAGATATGATCATTGCCAATGGAGAGGATTTCTCCATAATTCAGGAAATAATGGGAAATAAGAAAGTAGGAACACTATTTAAGGCTCATAAAAGTAAAGAATTTCAATTGATGGATTATATAAAAACCACACAGTATCAATAA
- a CDS encoding NAD(P)/FAD-dependent oxidoreductase, which translates to MIQLSQLKLKIDHTEEELKALIAKQLKLPLSQITDYKIVKKSIDARKKKELSYVYNVEVTIQGEDKLKKRIHSPGIIFGERPTYQFIPEGRKELLNRPVIVGCGPAGLFCGLMLARNGYRPLLIERGDEVDKRVKAVEGFWSSNELDTESNVQFGEGGAGTFSDGKLNTLVKDAAGRNRKVLEVFTEHGAPEEILYFNKPHIGTDRLREVVKGIREEIIALGGEVRFRTCLTDIQLEQGRVTGIELNHKEQINCQVLVLAIGHSARDTFRLFHDRGLKLTPKSFAIGVRVEHPQELVSKNQYGELFHKLPAADYKLAYNSSTGRSVYSFCMCPGGFVVNSSSELGGIAVNGMSNHARDERNANSALIVTVTPKDFPIMEPGMEALAGVEFQRIWEKKAYRAGRGLVPVQLYGDLCNNRESATIGHIIPNLKGKYTLANLNECLPDYVTETLIEGIKTFDRIIPGYADEEAVLSGVETRTSSPLRIERNDHFEADITGIYPCGEGAGYAGGITSAAMDGIKVFEAIGSTFSNKGICI; encoded by the coding sequence ATGATTCAATTATCTCAATTAAAACTTAAAATAGATCATACGGAAGAAGAATTAAAAGCTTTAATAGCCAAACAGCTTAAGCTTCCGCTAAGTCAGATAACTGACTATAAAATAGTTAAAAAATCCATCGATGCCAGGAAGAAAAAAGAATTATCTTATGTCTATAACGTGGAAGTTACCATTCAGGGCGAGGATAAACTTAAAAAAAGAATTCATAGCCCTGGCATTATCTTTGGGGAGAGACCAACTTATCAATTTATACCGGAAGGAAGAAAAGAGCTTTTGAATCGTCCGGTAATTGTAGGGTGCGGACCCGCAGGACTTTTTTGTGGTCTGATGCTTGCCAGAAACGGTTATCGTCCATTGCTCATTGAACGCGGAGATGAAGTAGACAAAAGGGTTAAGGCAGTGGAGGGGTTTTGGAGCAGTAATGAGCTAGATACGGAGTCCAACGTGCAGTTTGGAGAAGGGGGTGCTGGTACCTTTTCTGACGGAAAACTAAATACTTTGGTAAAGGATGCAGCCGGGAGAAATAGAAAAGTTCTTGAAGTGTTTACTGAGCATGGTGCACCGGAGGAAATCTTATATTTTAACAAACCTCATATAGGTACAGATAGGCTTAGGGAAGTTGTAAAAGGAATCCGGGAAGAAATTATAGCCCTTGGGGGTGAAGTAAGATTTCGTACTTGCCTGACAGATATACAGCTAGAACAGGGAAGAGTAACCGGGATAGAATTAAATCATAAAGAGCAGATTAATTGCCAGGTGCTGGTGCTGGCTATCGGGCATAGTGCAAGGGATACTTTCCGGCTATTTCATGACAGAGGGCTGAAATTAACACCGAAATCCTTTGCTATTGGTGTAAGAGTGGAGCACCCACAGGAGTTAGTCAGCAAAAATCAGTATGGAGAGCTATTTCATAAACTGCCGGCAGCAGATTACAAATTAGCATATAATTCTTCTACCGGACGCAGTGTCTACTCATTTTGTATGTGTCCCGGTGGTTTTGTCGTGAATTCTTCTTCTGAACTTGGAGGAATCGCTGTTAATGGTATGAGTAATCATGCCAGGGATGAAAGAAATGCCAACAGTGCTCTGATTGTTACAGTTACACCTAAGGATTTTCCGATAATGGAACCAGGGATGGAGGCTTTGGCAGGAGTAGAATTCCAAAGAATATGGGAGAAAAAAGCATATCGGGCAGGACGAGGTCTTGTACCGGTCCAATTATATGGAGACTTGTGCAATAACCGGGAGAGTGCTACAATAGGTCATATCATACCAAACCTAAAAGGAAAGTATACGTTAGCAAATTTAAATGAATGTTTACCGGATTATGTAACAGAAACCTTAATAGAAGGCATAAAAACGTTTGACCGGATAATACCGGGTTATGCCGATGAAGAAGCAGTTCTGTCAGGCGTTGAGACAAGAACCTCATCACCGCTTAGGATTGAAAGAAATGATCATTTTGAAGCAGATATAACAGGAATATATCCTTGTGGAGAAGGAGCAGGCTATGCAGGGGGAATTACTTCAGCCGCTATGGATGGTATAAAGGTATTTGAAGCAATCGGCAGTACTTTCAGCAATAAGGGTATTTGCATATAA
- a CDS encoding ABC transporter permease, with amino-acid sequence MRIDKNPKRVLRKLTQRYLMNNRLLNLFAISGIVLTCILFTCVFNVVLSINASIKSQMIEEVGSSDSGSFDYLTLNQVEKLKQNKKIQSSHIIYSLGNIENKELNTNFTTTTYFFSTEHFKEYKNLKMSSMEGRYPEKSNEVMLSTTMLKQLDIEPIIGTEIELKIAFQEHVLDKKFILSGVYEYNIFEDLQLVFVSDNFINTTNIYENKAIYFLFVNLKHNNNLAEKFIDIIIESGYNNSENDRIDYTINPVYSKHMFLESGTVVIVFSFILFIVLSGYLIIFNVFNISILNNIKFYGQLRSIGFTSKQIKAFIIKQGLYLTGIALPIGFFFGYLIGNILLPIIMQITEINAQISMNKYIFIFAGVFTVITVYLSLLTPAKCANKMSSTEALSMNGVKKRRRFDISKKLHIHNLALLNLLRKPKQFLIIIISLSLMPIILSLVITFVSGFDYESYMSRFVSSDFIAAHVNYFKSEYNGSSVVDEDFINYINTMDIKEAGAIYYDKSYGRIIDLNGFERVKEDIFHTPYDNIDYDIDLYGYDDFLLSKFEVINGELNKDVLKSGTSIIEIIEVDDYNEPDLSTMRFKVGDYIDVYYDNQFVKTYTVIAQVKKISNFSELSGTLDFIARLALPSEEYLKIAPTPHKMSYIFNVPASKLREIQSKLTEYVKNENEAMRIKSKLEFEKQYEEAKNAFLIPGVFCAILVGLIGIINYINVFITSILSRKDELIILDKMGMIGSQRKMMLILEGVFYTIVSSIAFVLVSSVVNLSALRYIMDQLWLTKYQFKAYSIFLCIPIYLIISIVTPLIIDKVVMKKEY; translated from the coding sequence ATGAGAATAGATAAGAATCCCAAACGTGTTTTAAGAAAACTTACGCAGAGATATCTAATGAATAATCGATTACTGAATTTATTTGCAATATCAGGAATTGTACTAACATGCATCCTATTTACCTGTGTATTTAATGTGGTTTTATCTATAAACGCCTCTATCAAATCGCAAATGATTGAAGAGGTTGGCAGCAGTGATAGTGGAAGTTTCGATTATCTTACATTAAATCAGGTGGAAAAGTTAAAACAGAACAAGAAAATTCAATCGAGTCATATCATTTATAGTTTGGGAAATATAGAAAATAAGGAATTGAATACAAATTTTACTACTACTACTTATTTTTTTTCGACTGAGCATTTTAAAGAATATAAAAATCTAAAAATGAGTAGTATGGAAGGAAGATACCCGGAGAAAAGTAATGAGGTCATGTTAAGTACTACCATGTTAAAACAATTAGATATCGAGCCTATTATTGGGACAGAGATAGAATTAAAAATTGCATTTCAAGAGCATGTACTTGACAAAAAGTTTATTTTATCTGGGGTCTATGAGTATAATATATTTGAGGATTTACAATTAGTGTTTGTGTCAGATAATTTCATAAATACTACCAATATATACGAAAATAAAGCCATATACTTTCTATTTGTTAATCTTAAACATAATAATAACCTAGCAGAAAAATTTATAGATATAATAATAGAAAGTGGTTATAACAATAGTGAAAATGACAGGATAGATTACACAATCAATCCTGTATACAGTAAACATATGTTTTTGGAAAGTGGAACAGTTGTTATTGTATTCTCGTTTATTCTATTTATTGTGTTATCAGGATACTTGATAATATTTAATGTATTTAACATATCAATACTTAATAACATTAAATTTTATGGACAATTGAGATCAATCGGATTTACATCAAAGCAAATAAAAGCATTTATTATAAAACAAGGTTTGTATCTTACCGGGATAGCTTTACCGATAGGATTCTTTTTTGGGTACTTGATAGGAAATATATTATTGCCGATTATTATGCAAATAACAGAAATTAATGCTCAAATTAGCATGAATAAATACATATTTATTTTTGCAGGTGTATTTACGGTAATTACGGTATATCTTAGTTTACTGACTCCTGCCAAATGTGCAAATAAAATGTCATCAACAGAAGCTCTAAGCATGAATGGAGTAAAAAAAAGAAGAAGATTTGATATCAGTAAAAAGCTCCATATTCATAATCTAGCACTGCTTAATCTCCTAAGAAAACCAAAACAATTTCTGATAATTATTATTTCTTTGTCTCTAATGCCTATAATTCTTAGTTTGGTGATTACTTTTGTTAGTGGTTTTGATTATGAAAGCTATATGAGCCGCTTTGTGAGTTCTGATTTTATTGCTGCACACGTTAATTATTTTAAGTCAGAATATAATGGTAGTAGTGTAGTAGATGAGGATTTCATAAACTATATAAATACGATGGATATCAAAGAAGCAGGAGCAATTTACTATGATAAATCTTATGGTAGAATCATTGATCTGAATGGTTTTGAACGTGTAAAAGAAGATATATTTCATACACCATATGACAATATAGATTATGATATTGATCTTTATGGCTATGATGACTTCCTGCTTTCTAAATTTGAAGTGATTAATGGAGAACTGAACAAAGATGTACTAAAGTCAGGTACTTCTATCATTGAAATAATAGAAGTGGATGACTATAACGAGCCAGATTTAAGTACTATGAGGTTTAAAGTAGGTGATTATATTGATGTCTATTACGATAATCAATTTGTTAAAACATATACAGTAATTGCACAAGTTAAGAAGATTAGCAATTTTTCAGAATTAAGTGGTACCTTAGACTTTATTGCTAGATTGGCATTGCCTAGTGAAGAATATTTAAAGATAGCCCCGACACCACATAAAATGAGTTATATCTTTAATGTTCCAGCTTCTAAGCTGAGAGAGATTCAGTCAAAATTAACGGAATATGTGAAGAATGAAAATGAAGCTATGAGAATTAAATCTAAGTTAGAGTTTGAAAAGCAGTATGAAGAGGCAAAAAATGCATTTCTAATACCAGGAGTATTTTGTGCAATCTTAGTGGGTCTTATTGGAATTATTAATTATATTAATGTATTTATTACCAGTATATTAAGCAGAAAAGATGAACTTATTATATTAGATAAAATGGGAATGATAGGATCGCAGCGTAAAATGATGCTTATATTGGAAGGGGTTTTCTATACTATCGTTAGTTCAATAGCATTTGTTCTAGTGAGTAGTGTTGTTAATCTAAGTGCGCTAAGATATATAATGGATCAGCTGTGGCTAACCAAGTATCAGTTTAAAGCTTATTCCATATTCCTTTGTATACCTATCTATCTTATCATATCGATTGTAACTCCACTTATTATCGATAAAGTGGTAATGAAAAAAGAATATTGA
- a CDS encoding BaiN/RdsA family NAD(P)/FAD-dependent oxidoreductase, with amino-acid sequence MNHVIIVGGGASGLMAAIMAARKKNKVTILEHKEKPGKKILATGNGKCNYTNLIQEPDCYRGKDAFFALKVINQFDVEKTLDFFLDLGVYPKIKNGYVYPNSEQAASVAEALLIEAKLLKINIHCDVHVEKIKKNADGFLIHTTKGKYTGDKVILAAGGCASPSHGSDGSGFTLAKLLGHTIIKPLPALVQLKSGEKYFKTLAGVRVEGTIKLFGNHTILAEEKGEVLLAAYGVSGIPVMQVSRFAANALEKKQTVELVIDFLPQFKLSELLELLRSRVDRNKEKTIEQVFIGLLNNKLAYVCMNQTGIKPEQPCNEVKQKQLQAIAKQLKEWRIPINDTNTFEQAQVSAGGVAVAEINQDTMESKIVRGLYFAGEIMDVDGTCGGYNLQWAWSSGAVAGMQV; translated from the coding sequence ATGAATCATGTCATAATCGTAGGTGGGGGAGCCTCAGGATTAATGGCGGCGATTATGGCAGCCAGAAAAAAGAACAAGGTAACAATATTAGAACATAAAGAAAAACCGGGCAAAAAGATACTTGCCACCGGTAACGGTAAATGCAATTATACAAATCTAATCCAAGAACCGGATTGCTATAGGGGGAAGGATGCTTTCTTTGCACTAAAAGTAATAAACCAGTTTGATGTTGAAAAGACCCTGGATTTCTTTCTGGATTTAGGCGTCTATCCAAAAATAAAAAATGGGTATGTGTATCCCAATTCGGAACAGGCAGCTTCTGTTGCAGAAGCCCTGCTAATAGAGGCAAAACTACTTAAAATAAATATACATTGTGATGTCCATGTAGAGAAAATTAAGAAAAATGCGGATGGCTTTTTGATTCATACCACCAAAGGAAAGTATACTGGTGATAAGGTGATTCTGGCAGCTGGGGGCTGTGCTTCGCCAAGTCACGGTTCTGACGGAAGTGGTTTTACACTGGCAAAGTTGTTAGGACATACAATAATCAAGCCTTTGCCGGCACTAGTACAGCTAAAGTCAGGAGAAAAGTATTTTAAAACTTTGGCAGGCGTGCGTGTGGAAGGGACTATTAAACTTTTCGGAAATCATACTATATTAGCAGAGGAAAAAGGGGAAGTCCTACTAGCAGCCTATGGTGTATCCGGAATACCTGTTATGCAGGTAAGCCGATTTGCGGCAAATGCACTGGAGAAAAAGCAAACGGTAGAATTAGTGATTGATTTTTTACCCCAGTTTAAACTGTCGGAATTACTTGAATTGTTACGGAGCCGAGTAGATCGTAATAAAGAGAAAACCATAGAGCAGGTATTTATCGGTCTTTTAAATAATAAACTGGCTTATGTCTGTATGAATCAGACAGGAATAAAGCCAGAGCAGCCATGTAATGAGGTGAAACAGAAACAGTTACAAGCCATTGCAAAGCAACTAAAGGAATGGCGGATACCTATTAATGATACGAACACTTTTGAACAAGCACAGGTTAGTGCAGGCGGAGTTGCTGTGGCAGAAATTAATCAGGATACCATGGAATCAAAGATTGTTAGAGGGCTTTATTTTGCTGGTGAAATAATGGATGTAGACGGTACCTGCGGCGGTTATAATCTGCAATGGGCCTGGTCCAGCGGAGCAGTTGCCGGCATGCAGGTGTGA
- a CDS encoding ABC transporter ATP-binding protein, with the protein MMLEVVNLKKYYNGNQAVIKAVDKVDFVVEQKQFVCIIGKSGSGKSTLLNLLAGLEIPAEGEVNINGINIYKLSKDDLTKFRRRHIGFIFQNFNLLPMLNVMENIILPLSLDNKIPDEEYLKQMIELLAIEDKVDEFPSTLSGGQQQRVAIARALVIKPTILFADEPTGNLDKKTGEEVISLLQSVAKQLNQTIVMVTHDLDIANKADRVITLEDGKIIEDRIL; encoded by the coding sequence ATGATGCTAGAAGTAGTTAATTTAAAAAAATATTATAACGGTAATCAGGCTGTTATAAAAGCCGTTGATAAAGTAGATTTTGTTGTTGAGCAAAAACAATTTGTATGCATTATAGGGAAATCTGGTAGTGGAAAAAGTACACTACTTAATCTTTTGGCAGGGCTTGAAATACCGGCCGAGGGAGAAGTAAATATAAACGGAATCAATATATATAAATTAAGTAAGGATGATTTAACCAAGTTTCGTAGAAGACATATAGGATTTATATTTCAAAATTTCAATTTACTTCCAATGCTTAATGTGATGGAGAATATTATATTGCCCCTCTCCCTTGATAATAAAATACCGGATGAAGAGTATTTAAAACAAATGATTGAATTATTAGCAATTGAAGATAAAGTCGATGAATTCCCAAGTACACTTTCAGGAGGACAGCAACAAAGAGTAGCAATTGCCAGAGCGTTGGTTATCAAACCGACCATTTTGTTTGCGGATGAACCTACCGGTAATTTGGATAAGAAGACAGGGGAGGAGGTAATTTCCTTATTACAGAGTGTTGCAAAACAGCTCAACCAAACCATTGTTATGGTAACGCATGATTTAGATATAGCTAACAAAGCTGATCGAGTCATTACATTAGAAGATGGTAAAATAATAGAGGATAGAATTTTATGA
- a CDS encoding DUF896 domain-containing protein: MEESRLARINELYKKSKEIGLTEAEKTEQAELRSEYIQAIRKNLRGTLNQISLLNPDGSVTELSKKEKH; encoded by the coding sequence ATGGAAGAAAGCAGATTAGCAAGAATTAATGAACTATATAAAAAGTCCAAGGAGATTGGTTTAACGGAAGCAGAAAAAACGGAGCAGGCTGAGTTAAGAAGTGAATACATTCAGGCAATTCGTAAGAACCTAAGAGGTACACTCAATCAAATATCCTTATTAAATCCCGATGGTTCGGTAACAGAATTGTCTAAGAAAGAAAAACACTAA
- a CDS encoding ABC transporter permease, with the protein MYRLPIGNYVESGVDWLTNNLSPFFGGIKAAIEAIINGFEFIYIGIPFVIMLLLVGILAYITAGKKTAIFSIVGSLIIYSIDLWKLTMKTFALVTTATVIALIIGIPLGIWMSRSNRLNKIMRPILDFMQTMPAFVYLIPAVYFFDLGPVPGAVATIIFAMPPIVRLTSLGIRQVPADVIEASRSFGSTPSQMLFKVQIPLAMPTILAGLNQTIMLSLSMVVISAMIGSGGLGDIVLKGISQMKIGDGFEGGLAVVILAMILDRITQGIGKSKAAKSRKQ; encoded by the coding sequence ATGTATAGACTGCCTATTGGTAATTATGTAGAAAGCGGAGTGGATTGGCTGACCAATAATTTGTCTCCTTTTTTCGGCGGTATAAAAGCCGCAATTGAAGCAATAATCAACGGATTTGAATTCATTTATATCGGTATACCTTTTGTTATTATGTTGTTATTAGTAGGGATACTTGCGTATATTACTGCGGGCAAAAAGACAGCTATCTTTTCTATAGTCGGCTCTCTTATTATATACTCCATAGATTTATGGAAATTGACTATGAAAACTTTTGCACTGGTTACGACAGCAACGGTTATTGCTCTTATCATCGGAATTCCCCTTGGAATATGGATGTCCAGAAGCAACCGTTTAAATAAAATCATGAGACCGATTCTTGACTTTATGCAGACCATGCCGGCCTTTGTATATCTGATTCCTGCGGTATACTTTTTTGATTTGGGTCCGGTACCGGGTGCAGTAGCAACGATAATATTTGCAATGCCGCCGATTGTAAGACTTACGAGTCTTGGTATAAGGCAGGTACCGGCAGATGTTATTGAAGCTTCACGTTCTTTCGGCTCGACACCAAGTCAAATGCTGTTTAAAGTACAGATACCTCTGGCAATGCCAACCATATTGGCAGGTCTTAATCAGACCATTATGCTATCCCTGTCCATGGTAGTAATATCTGCTATGATTGGTTCAGGCGGATTGGGAGATATCGTATTAAAAGGTATATCCCAGATGAAAATCGGTGATGGTTTTGAAGGCGGGCTGGCTGTTGTGATTCTGGCTATGATACTAGATAGAATTACCCAGGGAATCGGAAAGTCCAAAGCTGCAAAATCAAGAAAACAGTAG
- a CDS encoding 5-formyltetrahydrofolate cyclo-ligase, giving the protein MTKQQIRLHIKDLKEGLTLSDIENYSQQMSSVFLDSIEYKQSSRLFCYASFNQEVRTFPIIKKALADRKSVAVPKVLGDVIRFFEIHSLEELYPGKLGIPEPDKQPEAYPEAKKDNVILVPGLAFDKKGNRIGYGKGYYDKYFAEYEEVNWIKIALAYDFQVMNRVPSEERDKKINRIITQTKVIEIL; this is encoded by the coding sequence ATGACAAAGCAGCAAATTCGTTTACACATAAAAGATTTAAAAGAAGGTCTTACACTTTCTGATATAGAGAATTACAGCCAGCAAATGTCAAGTGTATTCTTAGATTCTATAGAGTATAAGCAGAGCAGCAGATTGTTCTGTTATGCCTCGTTTAATCAGGAAGTCAGAACCTTTCCTATCATAAAAAAGGCTCTTGCTGATAGGAAAAGCGTTGCGGTACCAAAAGTTTTAGGAGATGTAATCCGTTTTTTTGAAATTCATTCTTTGGAGGAATTATACCCCGGTAAGCTGGGTATTCCAGAGCCTGATAAACAGCCAGAAGCATATCCAGAAGCTAAAAAAGATAACGTGATTTTAGTACCTGGGCTTGCTTTTGATAAAAAAGGGAACCGTATTGGATATGGAAAGGGTTACTATGATAAATACTTTGCGGAATATGAGGAAGTTAACTGGATAAAAATAGCACTCGCCTATGATTTTCAGGTAATGAATCGGGTTCCATCAGAGGAAAGAGACAAAAAGATTAATAGAATTATTACCCAGACCAAAGTGATTGAAATTCTTTAG
- a CDS encoding quaternary amine ABC transporter ATP-binding protein, producing MTKVEIKNLYKIFGPTPHKVLTRLKEGKSKKEILKETEHGIGVNNANFSVEEGEIFVVMGLSGSGKSTLIRCLNRLIEPTSGEVYIDNQNILECDKANLRAVRREKIGMVFQNFALLPHRTIEENVAFGLEIQGVNQEVRMQKAVESLELVGLKGYEKSMPSELSGGMQQRVGLARALATDPDILLMDEAFSALDPLIRKEMQDELLSLQTKMHKTIIFITHDLDEALKIGDRIAIMKDGVIVQIGTPEDILKYPANDYVREFVQGVNRVKVVTARSIMKPTETIVFSKDGARVAVRKMKEANISSVFVVDKQRTLKGIVTIEDTMGLINSNKDDLSEIIDENVQVVSPDTLIEELIPLFINSKYPIVVTDDERKILGIIFKVSVLAGILGEEEEHV from the coding sequence ATGACGAAAGTAGAAATAAAGAACCTTTATAAAATCTTTGGGCCTACACCACATAAAGTCTTAACCCGTTTAAAAGAAGGGAAAAGTAAAAAAGAAATATTAAAAGAAACAGAACATGGAATTGGTGTTAATAATGCCAATTTTTCAGTGGAAGAAGGAGAAATATTTGTCGTTATGGGGCTTTCCGGCAGTGGGAAGTCAACTCTGATAAGATGTCTGAATCGTCTGATTGAACCAACCTCTGGTGAAGTCTATATTGATAATCAAAACATATTAGAATGTGATAAAGCAAATCTACGGGCTGTCAGGCGAGAAAAAATTGGTATGGTATTTCAGAATTTTGCATTGCTGCCACATAGAACCATTGAGGAAAATGTAGCTTTCGGTCTTGAAATTCAGGGTGTAAATCAGGAGGTTCGGATGCAAAAAGCAGTAGAATCGCTAGAGCTTGTAGGCTTAAAAGGATATGAAAAGTCAATGCCCTCAGAATTAAGCGGGGGTATGCAGCAGCGTGTAGGTTTGGCAAGAGCACTTGCGACAGACCCGGATATTCTGTTGATGGATGAAGCCTTTAGTGCCTTAGATCCTTTAATCCGAAAAGAAATGCAGGATGAATTGTTATCCTTACAGACCAAAATGCATAAAACAATTATATTTATAACCCATGATTTGGATGAAGCCTTAAAAATAGGTGACCGAATTGCAATTATGAAAGATGGGGTTATTGTACAGATTGGAACACCGGAAGATATCTTAAAATACCCTGCCAATGACTATGTCAGGGAGTTTGTTCAAGGTGTTAACCGCGTAAAAGTAGTAACAGCCAGATCTATTATGAAGCCTACGGAAACCATCGTTTTTTCCAAGGATGGAGCCAGAGTAGCTGTCAGAAAGATGAAGGAGGCGAATATATCCAGTGTTTTTGTAGTGGATAAACAGCGGACTCTAAAAGGCATTGTTACAATTGAAGATACTATGGGACTTATTAATTCTAATAAAGATGACCTGAGTGAAATCATTGATGAAAATGTTCAGGTAGTCTCTCCGGATACTCTAATTGAAGAACTGATTCCGCTATTTATAAATTCTAAATATCCCATTGTGGTAACAGATGATGAACGTAAAATCTTGGGTATTATATTCAAGGTTTCTGTTCTTGCAGGTATTTTAGGAGAGGAGGAGGAACATGTATAG